The following coding sequences are from one Triticum aestivum cultivar Chinese Spring chromosome 5A, IWGSC CS RefSeq v2.1, whole genome shotgun sequence window:
- the LOC123101914 gene encoding carotenoid 9,10(9',10')-cleavage dioxygenase, producing the protein MGEAVAAAEDTLKKGAVLVPAPQPSKGVASWAVDLLERLAVRLGHDKAKPLHWLSGNFAPVRDETPPAAGLPVRGHLPECLNGEFVRVGPNPKFVPVAGYHWFDGDGMIHAMRIKDGKATYVSRYVKTSRLKQEEYFGGAKFMKIGDLKGFFGLFMVQMQALRKKLKILDVTYGFGTANTALIYHHGKLLALSEADKPYVVKVLEDGDLQTLGLLDYDKRLKHSFTAHPKVDPFTDEMFTFGYSHEPPYCTYRVITKDGVMLDPVPITIPESVMMHDFAITENYSIFMDLPLLFRPKEMVKNGEFIYKFDPTKKGRFGILQRYEKDEKTIRWFELPNCFIFHNANAWEEGDEVVLITCRLENPDLDKVNGTQNEKLENFGNELYEMRFNMKTGAASQKQLSVAAVDFPRINESYTGRKQRYVYCTILDSIAKVTGVIKFDLHAEPESGKKQLEVGGNVMGIYDLGPGRFGSEAVFVPKEPGVSGEEDDGYLILFVHDENTGKSEVNVIDAKTMSPDPVAVVELPNRVPYGFHAFFVNEEQLVHQQAEV; encoded by the exons ATGGGGGAAGCGGTGGCCGCGGCGGAGGACACCCTGAAGAAGGGGGCGGTGCTGGTGCCGGCGCCGCAGCCGAGCAAGGGCGTGGCGTCCTGGGCGGTCGACCTGCTCGAGCGCCTCGCCGTCCGCCTCGGCCACGACAAGGCCAAGCCGCTCCACTGGCTCTCCGGCAACTTCGCCCCCGTCCGCGACgagaccccgcccgccgccggcctccccgtCCGCGGCCACCTCCCG GAGTGCTTGAATGGAGAATTTGTTAGGGTGGGGCCTAATCCGAAGTTTGTCCCTGTTGCAGGGTATCATTG GTTTGATGGGGATGG AATGATCCATGCAATGCGTATTAAAGATGGGAAAGCTACATATGTATCAAGATACGTGAAGACTTCTCGCCTCAAGCAAGAAGAGTATTTTGGTGGAGCAAAGTTTATGAAG ATTGGAGATCTAAAGGGCTTTTTTGGATTGTTTATGGTTCAAATGCAAGCACTTAGGAAAAAACTGAAAATCCTGGATGTTACTTATGGATTTGGGACAG CTAATACCGCACTTATATATCATCATGGCAAACTCCTGGCCCTGTCAGAAGCAGATAAACCCT acgttgttaaggtccttgaagatGGAGACCTGCAAACTCTTGGGTTGTTGGATTATGACAAGAGGTTGAAACATTCTTTCACTGCTCATCCCAAGGTTGATCCATTTACAG ATGAAATGTTCACCTTTGGGTACTCGCATGAACCTCCTTATTGTACATACCGGGTCATCACCAAGGATGGAGTTATGCTTGATCCTGTGCCAATAACAATACCAGAGTCTGTAATGATGCATGACTTTGCAATCACAGAGAACTATTCCATATTTATGGACCTGCCTTTGTTGTTTCGACCAAAG GAAATGGTGAAGAATGGTGAATTCATCTACAAGTTCGACCCTACAAAGAAAGGTCGTTTTGGCATACTCCAGCGTTATGAAAAGGATGAAAAAACCATCAGATGGTTTGAACTTCCCAATTGCTTCATTTTTCACAATG CTAACGCTTGGGAAGAGGGCGACGAAGTTGTTCTGATTACCTGCCGCCTTGAGAACCCAGATCTGGACAAGGTGAACGGTACCCAAAACGAGAAGCTTGAGAACTTCGGGAATGAGCT GTATGAGATGAGATTCAACATGAAAACCGGCGCTGCTTCACAGAAGCAACTGTCGGTCGCTGCTGTAGACTTCCCTCGAATCAACGAGAGCTATACCGGCAG GAAGCAGCGGTACGTGTACTGCACGATACTCGACAGCATAGCGAAGGTGACTGGCGTCATCAAATTCGACCTGCACGCCGAGCCAGAGAGCGGCAAGAAGCAGCTTGAAGTTGGGGGGAATGTGATGGGCATATATGACCTGGGACCTGGTAGGTTCGGCTCGGAGGCGGTCTTTGTGCCCAAGGAGCCCGGTGTGTCTGGGGAAGAAGATGACGGCTACCTGATACTCTTTGTGCATGATGAGAACACAGG GAAGTCTGAAGTGAATGTGATTGATGCCAAGACCATGTCTCCTGATCCGGTGGCGGTCGTCGAGCTGCCGAACCGGGTTCCTTACGGGTTCCACGCCTTCTTTGTCAACGAG GAACAACTGGTACATCAACAAGCAGAGGTGTGA
- the LOC123106255 gene encoding probable nucleolar protein 5-1 has product MFADPSLANYGDIILVLFETPSGFAIFCFKEGYLKEPNTWQIFGEHFRTKGIVWLKEFQIFKDKSSAIDNCTGVSRELTEMISRCHHPCQKLAVGKPEYKTIIETSLPGVPCLFDETVMEVMWGLKHLMHSLVPQEKLKLTKEDRLPMSQGLKMFLYHYGFDVKPELVNEQVVIAACLLLDAGLLVESHSEQLRWAAGKLKEVSGINPEGWSAMKTATALRIMFDPAETTNEEMEIFTEEEVSTLEMTCHKYEDIIYKDFGLKIHSELVEMREVKKDALGALGFLLGSSV; this is encoded by the exons ATGTTTGCAGATCCCAGCTTGGCCAACTATGGAGATATAATCTTGGTACTGTTTGAGACGCCCTCTGGCTTTGCAATTTTCTGTTTCAAGGAGGGCTACCTCAAAGAACCG AATACCTGGCAAATCTTTGGCGAGCATTTTAGGACAAAAGGG ATCGTATGGCTGAAAGAGTTTCAAATTTTCAAGGACAAGTCCAGTGCCATTGATAATTGTACTGGTGTTAGTAGGGAGCTTACTGAGATGATCTCGCGCTGTCACCACCCTTGCCAGAAATTGGCCGTTGGAAAACCTGAATACAAAACAATCATCGAAACAAGCTTG CCGGGTGTACCTTGCCTCTTCGACGAAACTGTGATGGAGGTGATGTGGGGCCTAAAACATCTCATGCATAGTTTAGTTCCCCAAGAAAAACTGAAGCTCACAAAGGAGGACCGCTTGCCAATGAGCCAAGGACTAAAAATGTTCCTGTATCATTATGGCTTTGATGTCAAACCGGAGTTG GTTAATGAGCAGGTTGTTATTGCGGCATGCCTCTTGCTTGATGCTGGATTGCTCGTGGAGAGCCACTCAGAACAACTGCGCTGGGCTGCTGGCAAGCTGAAGGAAGTGTCTGGCATTAACCCGGAAGGCTGGTCCGCGATGAAGACCGCGACGGCTCTGAGAATCATGTTTGACCCTGCAGAAACAACAAACGAGGAAATGGAG ATTTTTACTGAAGAAGAGGTATCAACGCTGGAGATGACTTGCCATAAATATGAAGACATTATTTATAAGGACTTTGGCCTCAAGATCCACAGTGAACTTGTGGAGATGCGTGAAGTTAAGAAGGATGCCCTGGGAGCACTGGGCTTCTTGCTTGGATCAAGCGTGTGA
- the LOC123101916 gene encoding uncharacterized protein isoform X2, whose translation MMGAPRFFGRRRRLTAAARLRSNPMKNSPPVRPSDQAPIAKPNGRRAADAVQPSLCFHIASYGIESVFKGFLFLILVHASTEISKYIWSILVFFLMRNVLNNHLNDSNVSSYKSAAPKMTISLKWLKPTNTPKGTIPESSAVSISNACKAEIFLCDGIKWLVPGESLSPTDQLALVSL comes from the exons ATGATGGGCGCCCCAAGATTCTTCGGCCGCAGGAGGCGTCTGACGGCAGCGGCACGTCTCCGGTCAAATCCAATGAAAAACAGCCCTCCTGTCCGGCCAAGCGACCAAGCCCCAATAGCAAAACCCAATGGTCGTCGCGCAGCAG ATGCCGTCCAACCAAGTTTGTGTTTCCACATTGCTTCTTATGGCATTGAAAGCGTCTTCAAAGGCTTCCTCTTCCTCATACTTGTACATGCAAGCACTGAAATCAGCAAGTACATTTGGTCCATCCTCGTCTTTTTTCTTATGAG GAACGTGTTGAACAACCATTTGAATGATTCAAATGTCTCATCATATAAAAGTGCAGCACCAAAAATGACCATttctctgaaatggttgaaaccAACAAACACACCAAAGG GTACAATTCCTGAATCATCTGCTGTTTCAATTTCAAATGCTTGCAAGGCTGAAATCTTCCTCTGTGATGGCATCAAGTGGCTTGTCCCAG
- the LOC123101916 gene encoding uncharacterized protein isoform X1 yields the protein MMGAPRFFGRRRRLTAAARLRSNPMKNSPPVRPSDQAPIAKPNGRRAADAVQPSLCFHIASYGIESVFKGFLFLILVHASTEISKYIWSILVFFLMRNVLNNHLNDSNVSSYKSAAPKMTISLKWLKPTNTPKGTIPESSAVSISNACKAEIFLCDGIKWLVPAGPCFCTRTLCIITPFVFSSVALIGTNISC from the exons ATGATGGGCGCCCCAAGATTCTTCGGCCGCAGGAGGCGTCTGACGGCAGCGGCACGTCTCCGGTCAAATCCAATGAAAAACAGCCCTCCTGTCCGGCCAAGCGACCAAGCCCCAATAGCAAAACCCAATGGTCGTCGCGCAGCAG ATGCCGTCCAACCAAGTTTGTGTTTCCACATTGCTTCTTATGGCATTGAAAGCGTCTTCAAAGGCTTCCTCTTCCTCATACTTGTACATGCAAGCACTGAAATCAGCAAGTACATTTGGTCCATCCTCGTCTTTTTTCTTATGAG GAACGTGTTGAACAACCATTTGAATGATTCAAATGTCTCATCATATAAAAGTGCAGCACCAAAAATGACCATttctctgaaatggttgaaaccAACAAACACACCAAAGG GTACAATTCCTGAATCATCTGCTGTTTCAATTTCAAATGCTTGCAAGGCTGAAATCTTCCTCTGTGATGGCATCAAGTGGCTTGTCCCAG CCGGTCCTTGTTTCTGCACGAGGACGCTTTGTATTATTACCCCTTTTGTCTTTTCTTCTGTAGCCCTCATTGGAACAAACATATCTTGCTGA